The genomic region AATTTTAAGTATCCATCCTTAGGTACGTTGTCGGCTTTATCCAAAACGACGTTCAAGTTGCCATGGGTGTAACTATCACGTTTGGAAAAATCAAGGCGGACTTTTTCATCAGAACCCATGCCTCCAAGTCCCCTAAGATGAGAGGAAACCTTGTCGACAACAGCCTTGAATTTGTCAGATAGGTTAAAGGGCAAAAATGTGACACCAAAAGCAACAGCTACAACGAAAACCAGAATCAAAAAAAGCTTGATACACTTGTTCATTGCCATTTTATTTAAGCGGTTTtatgatataataatatacaagaTAAATAACTTGATGGAATCTTTAAAGCAACGAGGTGCTCCACGATAATACACGTGCTTAAAGATGCCATATTCATTATGTACAAGAATAATCGTGAAAAACGAGAAGATCATAGTCTACAGAAATTAGTTGAGCTGacacattttaaatgtgtGCTGCCTTTCAGATTTTATTGCGATTAGAATCCGATGGGGAATCGTGATTATTTTTGGAACCATTTAgatgtataaatttatactcttgattcatttttattattttcaaaaaatcTCCAGCTAATTTTTTGGTAAAAAAACTcgatttttaaaaaattctaatttacATTGAAAATTTTCCACTAATGCCATTACAAACCActgtttttaattttttaatttgttttaattgAGTGAGACTGTTATATTTGTTTTGATCTGTTTctttgtttattttatttattcaattatcTCCTCTGGGTTATGTTCTTTGGTCCCCTGATGATGTTCGTGTGATTGCCATTCTCTCttgttattatttcttGTATATCCCACCTCCTGTTTTCATATTCAGTTTCATCTTCAGTTTCATCTGACTCCCTGTATGTTGCACTTTCCCATCTACTGAACGCTTTTTTGTTTCCCTTTTCATCTTTTTTAGCCTTTTCTTCCTCCATAATTTCCTTGTCGATCCTTTTACTTAATCTTTTAATGTTTTGAACTTTTGTAGCCTGTTCGTAAATAGCTTCGTTAAACCTTGGTCTTGCCACACCTTTGTAATAACCGTCATGGTATCTAAAGAACAAATGGAACTTTTTCCTCCTTGGAGTAACCAAGGTCAATTCAATAGCAATGAAGTTACCCTCTGAAACTACTAATCTTACTCTAACACACTTTACAGTTTCGCTCCTCCATATCATTAAACTTCCTAAAGTTATCTCCTCAACGAACGATTCATCTGCTGGAATTATAATAACCACGGGAACTTTCAGTAGCTTGTCAACCAACACGGTGTAATGTTTCGTACTGTCATCCAACTCGAGTACGTCTAGTGGAAATCCTTCTTTCCTAAACTCACCATTTGGATCGTCATCATTTCTAACGTCTCTGGAATCAACATGTTGAAGTGCAGACCGATATCCTCCATCAAACTGTGACGATTGAGAACTATCTGGTCTTCTAGAATCTGCACCTCCTGAACCCCCTCCACTAGCTTGACTTCCATCACTTTGACCACCAGAATGTCTTGTTCCTGCTGGAGTTGTCTTTGAAGCGGAATCCCCTTGAGTTCCTCTTGCTTGTCCCAGTAAAGATTTTCTAAGAATGCTTCTGACAACAGATGATTGTTCTGGATTCACTTGTGGCCTAGGTTGTGCAGTTTTATCTCTAGATCGCTCTGTATCTTCTGTTTCTTCAACATCGGAGTTGACATTCAGTATAAAAGATTCTGCGTCGTCATTGTCATCTTCATATTCAGGATCTTCTTCAGGAAAATCTAAACCTTGAGATTGGCGCGGTCGTTTATATACTGGAACATAATTATTACCGTGAGCGGTTGGCCGAGTTCTACCTGAATTTTCAGGCCCTAACCCTGTCCGATCACCACGTGCATTTTCTGGAATATAATGGGTCGGAGCGGTTTGTAATCTCCTTTTCCCTCCAACACCGCTTACTGGTGGTTGTTGGCTTATTGGTCCTACTGGAGTTGTTGGTGGTCTGTAAATTGGCGCACGAACTAAAGGTCGTTGGGAACCAACTGGTCTTTGCTGAACTGGAGGGGTGGAACCTGCGCCGGTATCTGGTCCTCCAGTTGTTTTCTCAGTTTGTTCTGTTACCAAAAAATTATCACcatcttcatcatcactACTCTGATTATCTTCTCCATTTGAATTATCACCATATCTGCCTTGTTGCTGAGTTGAACCAATATTCTGAGTCTGTGTATTTGGTGTTCCTGTATTTTGGCCAGGTTGATAATAACCTTGAGAATATCCTGTTTGAGGTTGTTGACGTTGTCCATGTCCAAATTGTCCTTGAGGTGGTTGATTTTGATTAGGTCCATAATAACCCTGTGAAAATTGAGGTTGAGTTGGTTGTTGTTGAGTAGGTTGATAGTAACCTTGAGTTTGCTGTTGTTGAGGAGGACCATAATAACCTTGAGGTTGTTGAGTAGGTTGTCCCTGAGAATATGGAATTTGTCCCTGTTGAGCCTGATTTTGTTGAGGCTGATTAGGTCCATAGTACCCCTGATGATATTGATTTTGAGGTTGTTGTTGTTGAGGAGGAGGAGGCTGATAATAACCCTGCCCAGGTTGGGATTGCTGAGGTTGCAAAGGTTGATTGGGTCCATAATAACCTTGAGAATATTGGCCCTGATTTGGTTGAGTTGGTTGATTAGTTTGATAATTACCCTGTCCAAATTGTCCTTGATGTGATTGTTGGCCTGAGTTATATGGATCTTGTTCTTGTAACATAGATAGAAAATAACCCTGACCTTGATCACCTTGTCCTTGGAATGGTTGTCCTTGAGTAAATTGTCCTTGTTGTTGAGGTTGGAAAGGTTGATTAGGCCCATAATAACCTGTACCTTGTTGAGGTTGAAAACCTTGACTCGGCCCATACTGCCCAAGATTTTGTTGAGTTTGCTGACTTGGTTGATAATAACCTTGGGAAAATTGAGTTTGTGAAGGTTGAAATTGCCCCTGCCCAAATTGTCCTTGAGGTTGTTGAGCTTGAGGAGGCTGATATTGAAATTGCCCAGGTTGAGGTTGAGGTTGTGGTGGATAACCAGGTTGTGTTTGTTGTTGTGTTGTCCCATCATACCCCTGTCCAAATTGACCTTGTGTAGATTGTTGACCCAagttatattcattttgGTCTTCTAGCATCGATAAAAAATAACCTTGATTTTGACTAGTTTGTCCCTGAGGTTGTTGATTAGGTCCATAAAAACCCTGGCCAAATTGAGGTTGAGTTTGTTGTTGTTGGGTAGGTTGATAATAACCTTGAGTTTGTTGAGTGGGTTGAACATGAGGTTGTTGAGTAGGTCCATAGTAACCTTGAGAATGTGGAAATTGAGGTTGAGTTTGTTGTTGACCTGATGTAAATTGATCTTGTTCTTCTAGCATGGATAGGAAATAACCCTGGCCTTGATTACCTTGTCCTTGTGGATATTGATTTTGAGGTGGTTGTTGTTGAGGAGTCTGATACTGACCCTGTGTAAATTGTCCTTGTTGTTGTGGTTGTTGAGTAGGTCCATAATAACCTTGTGTCTGTTGAGTTTGTCCTTGTTGTTGTTGAGGTTGGAAAGGTTGAGTAGGCCCATAGTACCCAGGTCCTTGTTGAGTTGGTCCATATTGTCCTGTACCATGTTGTGGTTGTTGAGCATGCTGATAATAACCCTGAGAAAATTGACCTTGACTTTGTTGTCCCTGTCCAAATTGTCCTTGCTGTTGTTGAGCTTGAGGAGGCTGATATTGAAATTGCCCAGGTTGAGGTTGAGGTTGTGGAAATGGTTGAACCGTTTGTCCTGTATTTGGTCTCTTACGTGGTGGTTCCTCGTACTCGGATCTAGTTTCAGGATCACGTGGCATGAACACTGGGGCTCTAACCACTGGGGCCCTAACCGTTTGTGTACCAGTTAGAGAGCTTGGTCTAACAATAACGTTCTTTAAACCACCTTCAACTCCAAATTGAGGCCTTACACTGGGGGCGCTAGGATATCTGGGGGTTCTGCCATCACCCATAATGGCCGGTGAAAACGTTTGACCCGGAGTTGGAGTTTGATCACCACTGCTCCCAGTTCTACCACTTTCAATTGAACTTGTTAATGATCTAGAAGCCAGTTCAATTTCTTCCTGGCTAAAGTCAGATGTTACAACCTCTGGGATTTGCCCTATATCTATATAATCCTGAAACGGATTTGCATTTGAATAATCCCACGAAGATACCGTACTACTCACTGTGGAGTCACTAATGGCATGCATTCCTCCTGATCCTCCAGATTCTCTTGCCCTAGTGAGTTCACCTGATGAAAATAGACTTAACCCTGAAGCATCTCCAAATTGAGTGCCTGGTTGTGGAGTACTTGATGTTATCGCAACAATGGCCTTCGATGCTTGACCCGTTTGTCTGGATGTGGTGGTTACACTTGTAGTCGAACTCGTAACTGTTTTTGTTATCATATTAAGAAATTCATCTATACGAGTGTCACTTTCGGGAACTTCTGTAACAACATCAGTCTCTTGAATATCAAAAAGATCTGAGCCATCTGAATCGCTGTCATCAGTTGTTTTTTTACTATTGTCTTTGTTAGTAGGTGTTGAACTTGAAGTAGTTGATCCTGTTCTAGAGCCTTGCTCTGCTCTATTGTCTGTCTGGGAAGTTGGAAATCGTTGTTGCCCAATCCCCtgaattatattataagGTGTAATTCCGGATGGTCTTGGCGGCGGCGGTTGTATTAAAGTAGTCGGAAATGGTTGTGTTGGAACATGTGGAACTGGGGGAGCATGTCTTGGCCGCCCTGTTGGCCTAGGAGCAGTCTGCTGCGGCATTCTTAGAATTGGCTGAGTAGGATGTCTTGTAACTTGACCTGGGGTATAATGTGTACCATGTGACACAGCCTCAGTATGTTGTGGTATATAATGAGTTGGCTCAGATTGTCCTTGAGAATCATCTGTACCACCTACTCGAATAGTTACTTGTTTAGCAGCTTCTCTTTGTTTAGCAGTTTTTTGGGGGACCAATCCAATTTCACTAAAAGTTTCGACATGAAAACAACGAATAATACCCTCAGGGAAATGTTTAATTGGAGTTGGAGCCACCAGTTTTGACGGGGTAGGTAAGGGTGTGGCCGGCCTTGTGCCAAGTGGTAGTGGAACAAGCTCTGATACTCCATAATAAACAGGACTACTTGCTCTCTGATCTTGATCCTCTGTACCTTGATCGGTAGTTCCGGTTTGACTTGATCCACCAGGTTGAGTTCCGTGACTTGAATCCACGTCTCTTGTTCCTATTCTTCTATACCTATCAATTCCATCTGGTAAATAATCATCATCTCCATCGTCATCGTCGTCATCATCATCCATGAAATACTCTTTTCTATCCACCCTTCTTAGTTCCGGATaacatttataataaatagtatCTGCTGTTCCGTAATAAGTCTCGTATCTTACGTAAAGACGTTGTATTTTTGAATCTGTTTTTACAATTTCGATTTGAATGGCCTCCTCTTGATAATCATTTTTTGACCATAACTCATTATTTCTATAGTTAACTAAAGTTATTTTGAACCCTGGTCGTGGATACAACcttgttttattttcttcattgATAAAGAAATTGTTCACCATAAGTCCAGCTGTATCAAATTCTTCTGTTAATTCCACACTGATTTCAGATTCTTTATAATCAAACTTCCaagatataattttatctattttattatataattctttGCTTACTGGTACCCATATACCTAAAAAGTACCTTAATCTTTTTACAGTATAAAAGCTCTTGAAGTGTTGGATCTGAAGCAGCGCCAGCTTAGCCTTCCCCTGATGTTTTGTAACCAACACATCTTGACACTCTTCCTTTTTTGATTGCTTAATCCACAATATTTCATCATTGCTCACTACTCCATACAACTCATTATTCTTTTTAACATTAAGAATAGTGCACAGGAGAGAGTTGTCGGATTTTTTCCTCAATATATATTGAACTGTGTTATAAATGCCCTTTACATCAAAGATAGCAAATCTTCCGCAATAAACTAAGACtttaattatgtaaatataaattattaacgATTTCATTTCTTCATATACCaataaaaaacaatttgAGGGTATTTTGCTCTGTTACGTTATTGAATCACATAACCTCTGTATAATATGCTGAAATAGTCTCGAACTTTTCTTAACCACTCTCGACCTTATATCACTTATACTGCCAATTGTGTGTAATTAATTACTTAATCTGTCCTCGATTAACTAActttttcattatatataaaaataaatcaatttGTTATTTCAGAATTTTTTCTTTTGATTTAATCTAAATCTTGTCGATTTTTCCGAATGCAGTTTTAGATAAAACGCATTCgtgaattattttataaaatacaatcAAATGATCTTaatattcaaataaaacaatttatataccattatacgttatattttattcactGACACTGATTACAATAATCCTAATTTACACAAGATTAAAtgatgaatttaaaaaacatcCCGGTaaacataaattacaaatttaattgaaATCTTCTGGTTTAGATCTTTGAAATAAATCATATATTAGCGATATCTCGTTTGGTATTCGACTAATATATCTGTATATGTTCTTTTTTATACTTGGGGTTGAGTGATAAAGATCTAATAATGCattgaattaaatatttaaaaaatgtatatttagcAGAGCATTAATGTGAATCATGCGTTTTAACCAATATTTGAATAGCGCTTTTTAATGTCTCTCTTTCgctattaaatttgaatttattgtaATAATGTCCATATCgattttaattgtttacACACTTTGATGTGTACAACAAATATATGCCAACGTGACCAGGTTTTAAATTTcctaaatatatacatatattcAGCATGTTGTATATACATATCTGGATATCcattataattttttaatcgTAAATCATGTCAGAATATGCTCCTTTATTTATGCATTTTGGGGAATCGTCCCATAAAAACTTTAGAAAAATAcgaattatcaaattaatatgaatattatgAATTGTACAAAATTAAGGTAATTTGTTGGTTAGACACACAACACCTGGTAGTTGCTTTCCTTCAAGAAGTTCCAGTGATGCACCTCCGCCTGTAGAAACGTGGCTCAATTTAGACGCTTTCCCTGTAGATTCCGCCAGTGAAGCTGTATCTCCACCTCCGATGATTGTGGTTGCTCCATTTTCAGTTGCCTTTACTACGAAATCGAGCACTTCGTTACTTCCCTTTGAGAAGTTTGGAAATTCGAAAACTCCCAGTGGTCCGTTCCACACTATAGTCTTTGCTGTTAACACTGATTCTTCGAACTTTTGGATCGATCTTGGCCCACAATCTAGTCCCATCCAACCTTCAGGCACTCCCTCAGTCTCTGAGGCTAGTTTAATTGGTCCATCGTTTGAGAACATTGTTGTTACAACGAAATCACATGGGAGGAGAAATTTTACACCCTTTTCCTTTGCTTTTTCTACAATTTCTTTAACCAAATCAACACTATCACTGTCAAACAGAGACTTTCCAATTGGCATTCCGTCAAGTACTTTCTTGAAGGTATAGGCCATTCCTCCTCCTATAATTAGTACATCGATTTTTTCCAGTAAGGCCAAAATAAGCTTCACCTTATCCTTCACCTTTGCTCCTCCCAGTATTGCCAAGAACGGTCTCTGTGGGTTTTCTAGTGCCTTTGAGAAATAGTCCAACTCCTTCTTCATCAAGAAGCCTGCTACTCTCAGTGGTAAATTGACTCCTACTATTGAGCTGTGTGCTCTGTGTGCTGTACCAAATGCGTCGTTTACGTACACGTCACCCAGCTTTGTTAGTGAGTCACGGAACTTTTGGATTTTCTCATCACTCAACTTCTGACCGTCTAATTCTCCCTCCTCTTCTGGGTGGAACCTAAGGTTTTCTAAGAGAACCACAGATCCTTTTGTCAGGTTACTACACGTTTTTTCTACCTCTGGTCCAACGCAGTCGCTTAAGAAATTTACTTCCATTCCTAGTAATGATGAGAGCGGTCCAACAACTTGTTTTAGTGAGAGTTTATCAACTACCCTTCCGTCTGGCCTTCCACAGTGAGACATTAAAATCACTGAGTGGACGTCATTTTCAAGTAAAAACTTGATCGTTGGGATTGTTGCCTTTACTCTGGTCAGATCCTTAACAACTCCAGACTTCAATGGTACATTATAGTCCACTCTCATGAGTACCCTTTTACCCGGCAGCTATTAGAATCATTAATTCTCagatttataaaatatataattaatgtgAATATAgattcattaataattattactatactatttacttaacatattttatttattaattaatcatTAAACTGTTTTATACAGAgatattgtataaaataccTTGTCAGCTACATCTTT from Theileria annulata chromosome 1, complete sequence, *** SEQUENCING IN PROGRESS *** harbors:
- a CDS encoding glutenin, putative translates to MKSLIIYIYIIKVLVYCGRFAIFDVKGIYNTVQYILRKKSDNSLLCTILNVKKNNELYGVVSNDEILWIKQSKKEECQDVLVTKHQGKAKLALLQIQHFKSFYTVKRLRYFLGIWVPVSKELYNKIDKIISWKFDYKESEISVELTEEFDTAGLMVNNFFINEENKTRLYPRPGFKITLVNYRNNELWSKNDYQEEAIQIEIVKTDSKIQRLYVRYETYYGTADTIYYKCYPELRRVDRKEYFMDDDDDDDDGDDDYLPDGIDRYRRIGTRDVDSSHGTQPGGSSQTGTTDQGTEDQDQRASSPVYYGVSELVPLPLGTRPATPLPTPSKLVAPTPIKHFPEGIIRCFHVETFSEIGLVPQKTAKQREAAKQVTIRVGGTDDSQGQSEPTHYIPQHTEAVSHGTHYTPGQVTRHPTQPILRMPQQTAPRPTGRPRHAPPVPHVPTQPFPTTLIQPPPPRPSGITPYNIIQGIGQQRFPTSQTDNRAEQGSRTGSTTSSSTPTNKDNSKKTTDDSDSDGSDLFDIQETDVVTEVPESDTRIDEFLNMITKTVTSSTTSVTTTSRQTGQASKAIVAITSSTPQPGTQFGDASGLSLFSSGELTRARESGGSGGMHAISDSTVSSTVSSWDYSNANPFQDYIDIGQIPEVVTSDFSQEEIELASRSLTSSIESGRTGSSGDQTPTPGQTFSPAIMGDGRTPRYPSAPSVRPQFGVEGGLKNVIVRPSSLTGTQTVRAPVVRAPVFMPRDPETRSEYEEPPRKRPNTGQTVQPFPQPQPQPGQFQYQPPQAQQQQGQFGQGQQSQGQFSQGYYQHAQQPQHGTGQYGPTQQGPGYYGPTQPFQPQQQQGQTQQTQGYYGPTQQPQQQGQFTQGQYQTPQQQPPQNQYPQGQGNQGQGYFLSMLEEQDQFTSGQQQTQPQFPHSQGYYGPTQQPHVQPTQQTQGYYQPTQQQQTQPQFGQGFYGPNQQPQGQTSQNQGYFLSMLEDQNEYNLGQQSTQGQFGQGYDGTTQQQTQPGYPPQPQPQPGQFQYQPPQAQQPQGQFGQGQFQPSQTQFSQGYYQPSQQTQQNLGQYGPSQGFQPQQGTGYYGPNQPFQPQQQGQFTQGQPFQGQGDQGQGYFLSMLQEQDPYNSGQQSHQGQFGQGNYQTNQPTQPNQGQYSQGYYGPNQPLQPQQSQPGQGYYQPPPPQQQQPQNQYHQGYYGPNQPQQNQAQQGQIPYSQGQPTQQPQGYYGPPQQQQTQGYYQPTQQQPTQPQFSQGYYGPNQNQPPQGQFGHGQRQQPQTGYSQGYYQPGQNTGTPNTQTQNIGSTQQQGRYGDNSNGEDNQSSDDEDGDNFLVTEQTEKTTGGPDTGAGSTPPVQQRPVGSQRPLVRAPIYRPPTTPVGPISQQPPVSGVGGKRRLQTAPTHYIPENARGDRTGLGPENSGRTRPTAHGNNYVPVYKRPRQSQGLDFPEEDPEYEDDNDDAESFILNVNSDVEETEDTERSRDKTAQPRPQVNPEQSSVVRSILRKSLLGQARGTQGDSASKTTPAGTRHSGGQSDGSQASGGGSGGADSRRPDSSQSSQFDGGYRSALQHVDSRDVRNDDDPNGEFRKEGFPLDVLELDDSTKHYTVLVDKLLKVPVVIIIPADESFVEEITLGSLMIWRSETVKCVRVRLVVSEGNFIAIELTLVTPRRKKFHLFFRYHDGYYKGVARPRFNEAIYEQATKVQNIKRLSKRIDKEIMEEEKAKKDEKGNKKAFSRWESATYRESDETEDETEYENRRWDIQEIITRENGNHTNIIRGPKNITQRR
- a CDS encoding phosphoglycerate kinase (PGK1) (Tap349e08.q2ks7.cand.137 - score = 49.29); this translates as MDFLLSSKLGLKDVADKLPGKRVLMRVDYNVPLKSGVVKDLTRVKATIPTIKFLLENDVHSVILMSHCGRPDGRVVDKLSLKQVVGPLSSLLGMEVNFLSDCVGPEVEKTCSNLTKGSVVLLENLRFHPEEEGELDGQKLSDEKIQKFRDSLTKLGDVYVNDAFGTAHRAHSSIVGVNLPLRVAGFLMKKELDYFSKALENPQRPFLAILGGAKVKDKVKLILALLEKIDVLIIGGGMAYTFKKVLDGMPIGKSLFDSDSVDLVKEIVEKAKEKGVKFLLPCDFVVTTMFSNDGPIKLASETEGVPEGWMGLDCGPRSIQKFEESVLTAKTIVWNGPLGVFEFPNFSKGSNEVLDFVVKATENGATTIIGGGDTASLAESTGKASKLSHVSTGGGASLELLEGKQLPGVVCLTNKLP